GCTCAAATTCACCCTCACCCATATACTGTTTATATTTCCCAATATGTTCAAAGGCAGAGTTAATAAGTTCAGATGTTGTTACTTCCTCCCCCGGTTCTTCGGGCGGCTTTTGATATCCAGAAAACAAAAGTGAAATTGCCTCATCAAAAGTATCTCCCCATACAAGTTCCGTTTGCGTAGCAACAATGACTTTCTTTAATTGAGGAAATCGACTTGTACTTGCCTGAAGATACACAGGTTCTACATAAAGAATAGAATCTCTTATTGGAAGAGCAAGCATATTCCCTCTGATTACCTCTGATCCCTGCTGATTCCATAAGGTAAGAGTCTTTGACATTTCTGAATTCTGATCTACTCGCGCCTCAATTTGCAAAGGGCCATAAAATAATTTCTCCTTGGAGAATTGGTAAACCGTTACTTCCCCATAGCTTTCCGGATCACACTGGGCAATAGCAAGGGCAATAAGATTATTTTTCCCGGAAGGAGTAAATGGGTAATTAGAAACAAATTCATATTTTCCTGTATCCCTGTTTTCTAAAATCATAAAGTAGGGTAATACCTGCTGTGTTGAAGCCTGATATTTCTCTGTTGCAATCTGCCATTTATCTTCTTTATTGTAAAATACCTCAGGATCATTCATATGGTATACGGTATAAACTTCGCCCTGCAACTGTATAAAATCATCAGGATAACGCAAATGCTTTACCAAAAATTGAGGCATATCGGAAATATCTTTAAACAGAGAAGGAAAAATATTTTTATATGTCTGAATAACAGGATCGTTGTCATCAATAATGTAAAAATGCACTTTTCCCGAATATGGATCAACAACATATTTTACACTGTTTCTCATATAGTTAATGCCTTTCCCATTCATACCAATCATTTCTGAATAAGGATATAATGAAGAATATGTAAAGGCATCTCCCATCCAATACAATTTCCCATCATCACCCAATACAATGTAAGGATCTCTATCATACATAAGGAAAGGGGCAATACTTTTTGCTCTATCCTGTATATTTCTATTAATCATAATTTTGCTATCGCTGCTAAGGTAACGTGAAAGAAGGATACTTGCATCGTTGTAATGTATGGCAAAAATAAAACGAGAGACAGGTGACATAGGAATACCTCCGTCACCTTCATAAGTGACATAAGCATTTTCCTCCCCACTGGGATAATCAAACTCGGGAGTATTTGTGTTAACAAATACATATCCATTGTTAGTTTCTCCAAAATATATTTCGGGGCGCTCTACTGTAACTCCTTCAATAGAAGAAACAGGTGGAATATCCTTTATAAGAAGTTTCGGCAGACCATCAGGAGTAAATTCATTCACCGTATTCATACATATCCCATAACCATGCGTATATTTTAGGTGCAAATTGACCCAGCTCTTAGAATTAGCAGGCAAAAGCTCATGGTCTAATTCTCTTGCAGATATCATCATTTCTCTGTATTCACCATCAATATAGTAACGATCCACATCTACATCTTTAAATGTATAATAAAGCCGTATAGCCTGTATCTGCAGGTACGTATCATTTAGGGCACGCCAATCCCATAATCGAATATTGTCTATAAGAACTTTCTCTGTTTGCACATCATCTAATGTGAGAGGTTTTATATCTGGAAATGTCTTTAACTCAATTTTATCCAGATCATATCCTTGCCTTGTCCCATAGATATTGTGCTCAAGGTAACTTAATTCCTTAGTCAATTCGTTTGGTTTAACCACCAAAGTTTGATACAAAGATGGTAAAATCCCGTACAACAAAAGCCCCGCAGCAATACCTATAACAAGGACTTTAATTACCGTGTCTCTCCGCGTAAATCTTGGAAAAATAGCATAAATAAATAGAAAAATTCCACCCGCACTAAATATTGCTGCTAAAAGTTTAAATAAAGGAACTCGGATATGGTAATCTGTATAGCCAATACCAAACACAGCTCCCCTTGAAGATAAAAGAAGCGAATAAATGCTTATATATATCTTTAAGCCTATAAGCACAAATAAAATACCGCCCACAATAGATAAAAGGTTGGTCGCTCTCTTTGAAGCGTCAGATTGCGGATGAAAATTATCTTTGATATAAAACCAGTAAACTCCTTCCTCTATAATAAATGCTACCACAAAAATTCCAATAAGATAAGAAATCAGGGTTGAAAAGAATGGATAGGAAAACATATAAAAAGAAACTGATTTATTAAAGATAGGATCGCTTACAGCAGACGTATAACGATTAAAATACATTAAGATAGTCATAAAGTGAGAAGAAAGCGTCCCTGCCGAAAAAAAAGCAAGAATAATCGGAATGAGAATTTTAGAATATTTTACGATTTTTTCTCCAGCTTCCAACTCTTCTCTTCGCTTTGGGATATAAAAAAATAGAGAAAATATACCCCAAGAAAAAAAGAAACCAACAATATAAAGAATAATCTGCCAGGATATTCTTGTAAGAAACGCCGGGAGAAAATTTAAGCTTTTGAACCACATAAATGCAACATCAAAATCAATGAGTGCGAGGAATATAGAAACAATTACTATGCCACTACCGGCAATAATTAAAGGTTTTTTAACCTCGCTAATCTGCAACGGTTCACCATGTGCTTTTACTCCTCTAATTATAATCGGAATAAAAAACACAAAATAAAGTAAAAATGTAATAAGTCCTATCATGCTCACTCACCCCCTTCTAAATTTTTAGCAATACTAATC
The Caldisericota bacterium genome window above contains:
- a CDS encoding UPF0182 family protein, coding for MIGLITFLLYFVFFIPIIIRGVKAHGEPLQISEVKKPLIIAGSGIVIVSIFLALIDFDVAFMWFKSLNFLPAFLTRISWQIILYIVGFFFSWGIFSLFFYIPKRREELEAGEKIVKYSKILIPIILAFFSAGTLSSHFMTILMYFNRYTSAVSDPIFNKSVSFYMFSYPFFSTLISYLIGIFVVAFIIEEGVYWFYIKDNFHPQSDASKRATNLLSIVGGILFVLIGLKIYISIYSLLLSSRGAVFGIGYTDYHIRVPLFKLLAAIFSAGGIFLFIYAIFPRFTRRDTVIKVLVIGIAAGLLLYGILPSLYQTLVVKPNELTKELSYLEHNIYGTRQGYDLDKIELKTFPDIKPLTLDDVQTEKVLIDNIRLWDWRALNDTYLQIQAIRLYYTFKDVDVDRYYIDGEYREMMISARELDHELLPANSKSWVNLHLKYTHGYGICMNTVNEFTPDGLPKLLIKDIPPVSSIEGVTVERPEIYFGETNNGYVFVNTNTPEFDYPSGEENAYVTYEGDGGIPMSPVSRFIFAIHYNDASILLSRYLSSDSKIMINRNIQDRAKSIAPFLMYDRDPYIVLGDDGKLYWMGDAFTYSSLYPYSEMIGMNGKGINYMRNSVKYVVDPYSGKVHFYIIDDNDPVIQTYKNIFPSLFKDISDMPQFLVKHLRYPDDFIQLQGEVYTVYHMNDPEVFYNKEDKWQIATEKYQASTQQVLPYFMILENRDTGKYEFVSNYPFTPSGKNNLIALAIAQCDPESYGEVTVYQFSKEKLFYGPLQIEARVDQNSEMSKTLTLWNQQGSEVIRGNMLALPIRDSILYVEPVYLQASTSRFPQLKKVIVATQTELVWGDTFDEAISLLFSGYQKPPEEPGEEVTTSELINSAFEHIGKYKQYMGEGEFELAGKELQIVEDILNQLYQERENP